The proteins below come from a single Oerskovia jenensis genomic window:
- a CDS encoding flagellar hook protein FlgE, with the protein MLRSLNTGISGLRAHQNMLDVTGNNIANVNTTGFKSSRTQFQDTLSQLVAAGVAPDQQVGGANPAQIGLGVTTAAITTQFTQGASQPTGVPTDLMIDGDGFFVVESGGQQLYTRNGAFDFDANGRMVSADGAFVRGWTAVGGVVNTSGPLGRLTIPVGDVAPPEATTRIALGGNLPADAKDGTKVVRDIEIFDELGTSTKMSLEFSATGGKWSVSALDTATGTVVEGPQALTFTDGALTGGGSLTVAGVAIDLGTVTSYAGLSNIAVSAKDGAAAGALTSYSVSGNGSIVGTYSNGKTAVLGQVALATFTNMGGLEKAGGSTYAATQYSGDVLVGGAGDQGMGSIQAGYLEMSNVDLSQEFTNLIVSQRGFQANSRVITTSDEVLTELVNLKR; encoded by the coding sequence GTGCTCCGTTCTCTCAACACCGGAATCTCCGGCCTGCGTGCCCACCAGAACATGCTGGACGTGACCGGCAACAACATCGCCAACGTCAACACGACGGGCTTCAAGTCGTCCCGGACGCAGTTCCAGGACACGCTCTCGCAGCTCGTCGCCGCAGGCGTCGCCCCCGACCAGCAGGTCGGTGGCGCCAACCCGGCGCAGATCGGCCTCGGCGTCACGACCGCGGCGATCACGACGCAGTTCACCCAGGGTGCGTCCCAGCCCACGGGCGTCCCGACCGACCTCATGATCGACGGCGACGGGTTCTTCGTCGTGGAGAGCGGCGGGCAGCAGCTCTACACCCGCAACGGGGCGTTCGACTTCGACGCCAACGGTCGGATGGTCAGCGCCGACGGCGCGTTCGTCCGCGGCTGGACCGCCGTGGGCGGGGTCGTCAACACCAGCGGCCCCCTCGGCCGGCTCACGATCCCCGTGGGCGACGTCGCACCGCCCGAGGCGACGACGAGGATCGCGCTCGGCGGCAACCTGCCCGCCGACGCCAAGGACGGCACCAAGGTCGTGCGCGACATCGAGATCTTCGACGAGCTCGGCACGTCGACCAAGATGTCGCTCGAGTTCAGTGCGACCGGCGGCAAGTGGTCCGTGAGCGCGCTCGACACCGCGACGGGCACGGTCGTCGAGGGACCGCAGGCGCTGACCTTCACGGACGGTGCCCTCACGGGCGGCGGCTCGCTGACGGTCGCCGGCGTGGCCATCGACCTCGGCACCGTGACCTCCTACGCGGGCCTGTCGAACATCGCGGTCTCGGCCAAGGACGGGGCGGCGGCAGGAGCGCTCACGTCCTACTCGGTCTCGGGGAACGGCTCGATCGTCGGTACCTACTCGAACGGCAAGACGGCCGTGCTCGGACAGGTCGCGCTCGCGACGTTCACCAACATGGGCGGACTCGAGAAGGCGGGCGGCTCGACCTACGCGGCCACGCAGTACTCGGGAGACGTCCTCGTCGGCGGCGCCGGCGACCAGGGCATGGGGTCCATCCAGGCCGGCTACCTGGAGATGTCGAACGTGGACCTCTCGCAGGAGTTCACCAACCTCATCGTGTCCCAGCGCGGGTTCCAGGCGAACTCGCGCGTCATCACCACGTCCGACGAGGTACTGACCGAGCTCGTCAACCTCAAGCGGTGA
- the fliE gene encoding flagellar hook-basal body complex protein FliE, protein MPVSPIEPTTATGYLSGAEAASALSALSPTEAPASTGRVGASAFAEVLGGAVDNTQQLQAASNELTIAAVSGDLADIHQATIASTRAAATLELVATVRNKAVDAFNEIMRMQA, encoded by the coding sequence ATGCCTGTGTCTCCCATCGAGCCCACGACCGCGACCGGCTACCTGTCGGGCGCCGAGGCCGCGTCGGCGCTGTCCGCGCTGTCGCCGACGGAAGCCCCCGCGTCGACCGGACGGGTGGGCGCGAGCGCCTTCGCCGAGGTCCTCGGCGGTGCCGTCGACAACACCCAGCAGCTGCAGGCCGCCTCGAACGAGCTGACGATCGCCGCGGTCTCGGGCGACCTGGCCGACATCCACCAGGCGACGATCGCCTCGACGCGGGCGGCGGCCACCCTCGAGCTCGTCGCGACCGTGCGCAACAAGGCGGTCGACGCGTTCAACGAGATCATGAGGATGCAGGCCTGA
- a CDS encoding flagellar export protein FliJ produces MNTKFRLAGVLRLRQLEEDTAKARLARAHADLAQTVEEAGGLSAYLESSPDRATTGASLAAIAASRAATSAMFAALEAEARRKASEVDAAFSGLQGARTARLGLEKLADRHDEDVARAEGRAEQVTLDEVASSTWRPTTGRTTGA; encoded by the coding sequence ATGAACACGAAGTTCCGGCTCGCGGGGGTGCTGCGGCTGCGGCAGCTCGAGGAGGACACGGCCAAGGCGCGGCTCGCGCGCGCCCACGCGGACCTCGCGCAGACCGTGGAGGAGGCGGGCGGGCTCTCGGCGTACCTCGAGTCGTCGCCCGACCGCGCGACCACGGGGGCCTCGCTCGCCGCGATCGCGGCCTCGCGGGCCGCGACGAGCGCGATGTTCGCTGCTCTCGAGGCCGAGGCCCGTCGCAAGGCGAGCGAGGTCGACGCGGCGTTCAGCGGGCTCCAGGGGGCCCGGACCGCGCGGCTCGGGCTCGAGAAGCTGGCGGACCGTCACGACGAGGACGTCGCGCGCGCCGAGGGCCGCGCCGAGCAGGTCACGCTCGACGAGGTCGCCTCGTCGACGTGGCGACCGACCACCGGAAGGACCACCGGAGCATGA
- a CDS encoding FliH/SctL family protein produces MSTEAAFVPNAVPVLHSSRVQEVESSASARGYAAGYAAGARAAQEGVDRLRASLEEEHARRAAEQVESIRRTVTLLHEAVRALAGRTVPVVEAAQDAVLGGALGLAEAIVGLQLTDRAHAAHAALARVTSTLEGAVVEVRLHPEDVRLLTEAGVEEPALVPDATLRRGDAVAELEHGFLDARIGTAVERARAELAVLVEVAQRSEGAGLDEAAGRRAADARPDARRVGA; encoded by the coding sequence TTGTCTACTGAGGCGGCGTTCGTCCCGAACGCGGTGCCGGTGCTGCACAGCTCACGGGTCCAGGAGGTGGAGTCGTCCGCGTCCGCTCGTGGTTACGCGGCGGGGTACGCAGCGGGTGCGCGTGCCGCGCAGGAGGGGGTGGACCGGCTGCGGGCCTCCCTGGAGGAGGAGCACGCGCGCCGGGCCGCCGAGCAGGTCGAGAGCATCCGGCGCACGGTCACGCTGCTGCACGAGGCGGTCCGAGCGCTCGCCGGTCGCACCGTACCGGTCGTCGAGGCCGCCCAGGACGCCGTGCTGGGTGGGGCACTGGGTCTCGCCGAGGCGATCGTCGGCCTGCAGCTGACCGACCGGGCGCACGCGGCGCACGCGGCGCTCGCCCGGGTGACGTCGACTCTCGAGGGGGCCGTCGTCGAGGTGCGGCTGCATCCCGAGGACGTCCGGCTGCTCACCGAGGCGGGGGTCGAGGAGCCTGCGCTCGTGCCCGACGCGACGCTCCGTCGAGGGGACGCCGTCGCGGAGCTCGAGCACGGCTTCCTCGACGCCCGCATCGGGACGGCGGTCGAGCGTGCCCGGGCCGAGCTCGCGGTGCTCGTCGAGGTCGCGCAGCGCAGCGAGGGGGCGGGTCTCGACGAGGCTGCCGGGCGTCGTGCCGCCGACGCCCGACCGGACGCCCGGAGGGTGGGGGCATGA
- a CDS encoding flagellar hook-length control protein FliK, protein MTAVTASLGAMLAPAAAPGARRGAGDSSDAFGRSLAAASEEAAGPGDAPTSGEGSSVVGTVPDGAAHPVRPGRPGTSGGQASPGASPEAAVPGAAVPGAPAGVVAGTGDPDGPGESTGVEGDVAPDEQPVPVVPVVPPLVPPGAAELPVPVGLPGDPGAAGVPGAVTDVVGPSPAGPEEQAVVPVPPAGSAALPTDGSAELLGHVTAQGTGLRGDPTGTPAAGGTAASAQPVGTATVPPAPAGQPSGGGAGGSSDGARQFPGAPVTAVQGPPQGPGEVPAGTVSGAASETDGGADGAPAPTTALGQVVPAPVPVAPTPVSTAVGPVVAATPPSPQAAPTLHAQVSGPVFQLLAAGDGDHVLTLSVTPDNLGPVTVRAHIAGGDLRIELFAPHDAGREALRALAAELRRDLAGIAPSASLSVSDAKEAPAQGSGHQAGPGNGSAGDAGSGTAARPGDQHPWQSRPGTRPGVPGATTDPTIQPTVDDRTPGAARRLDVLV, encoded by the coding sequence ATGACCGCCGTGACGGCCTCGCTCGGGGCGATGCTCGCCCCGGCCGCCGCGCCGGGTGCGCGGCGTGGTGCGGGGGACTCGTCGGACGCCTTCGGTCGCTCGCTCGCCGCGGCGTCCGAGGAGGCTGCCGGGCCGGGGGACGCACCGACCTCCGGTGAGGGGTCGAGCGTCGTGGGCACCGTGCCCGACGGCGCCGCTCACCCGGTCCGGCCCGGTCGGCCCGGGACGTCGGGCGGCCAGGCGAGCCCCGGGGCGTCCCCCGAGGCGGCCGTGCCCGGTGCGGCCGTGCCCGGTGCGCCGGCGGGCGTCGTCGCGGGGACCGGTGACCCCGACGGTCCCGGTGAGAGCACCGGCGTCGAGGGGGACGTCGCGCCCGACGAGCAGCCGGTCCCCGTCGTCCCCGTCGTCCCCCCGCTCGTGCCGCCGGGCGCGGCCGAGCTGCCGGTTCCCGTCGGCCTGCCGGGGGACCCCGGTGCCGCCGGCGTCCCCGGTGCGGTGACCGACGTCGTCGGGCCGTCCCCTGCTGGTCCGGAAGAGCAGGCCGTCGTGCCCGTGCCACCGGCAGGCAGCGCGGCGCTGCCCACGGACGGGTCCGCGGAGCTCCTCGGGCACGTCACGGCGCAGGGCACCGGGCTGCGCGGGGACCCGACGGGGACGCCCGCGGCGGGCGGGACGGCGGCCTCCGCCCAGCCGGTCGGCACCGCCACCGTGCCTCCCGCCCCCGCCGGGCAGCCGTCCGGCGGGGGAGCGGGGGGCTCGTCCGACGGTGCCCGACAGTTCCCCGGCGCACCGGTGACGGCGGTGCAGGGCCCCCCGCAGGGTCCCGGAGAGGTTCCCGCCGGCACGGTCTCGGGCGCCGCGTCCGAGACCGACGGGGGAGCCGACGGCGCCCCCGCGCCGACGACGGCGCTCGGCCAGGTCGTCCCCGCTCCCGTGCCGGTGGCGCCGACCCCGGTGAGCACCGCCGTCGGGCCGGTGGTCGCGGCCACGCCGCCCAGCCCCCAGGCGGCGCCCACGCTCCACGCCCAGGTCTCCGGGCCCGTGTTCCAGCTCCTCGCCGCGGGCGACGGCGACCACGTGCTCACGTTGTCGGTGACCCCCGACAACCTGGGCCCCGTGACCGTCCGTGCCCACATCGCGGGCGGTGACCTGCGCATCGAGCTGTTCGCCCCGCACGACGCGGGCCGTGAGGCCCTGCGCGCTCTCGCGGCCGAGCTCCGCCGTGACCTCGCGGGCATCGCGCCCTCGGCGTCGCTGTCGGTCTCGGACGCGAAGGAGGCGCCGGCGCAGGGGAGCGGCCACCAGGCCGGGCCCGGCAACGGCTCCGCGGGGGACGCAGGATCCGGTACCGCCGCACGCCCCGGCGACCAGCACCCCTGGCAGTCCCGACCCGGCACCCGTCCCGGCGTGCCCGGGGCGACCACCGACCCGACCATCCAGCCGACAGTGGACGACAGGACGCCGGGGGCCGCCCGGCGCCTCGACGTCCTCGTCTGA
- a CDS encoding C40 family peptidase — translation MSMTQALTRVGEIRTEIATLQEPAAARGASSSGTAGTAAGAGAASATDFASVLAAVGAGDAKGSSDLFGSLMSSLSGTGTGTGSGSLDLAGLFSSLSATGSATAVGAGAAPSAGIAATGTTPSGSAGAILETAKQYLGVPYVWGGESLAEGGLDCSGLVQLVFGAHGIDLPRVARDQMRQGTEVASLAQAQPGDLIVQRGGKHIGIYLGDGQMIHSPKPGQTVEITSVTDASVTTIRRVLGAGVSA, via the coding sequence ATGAGCATGACCCAGGCCCTGACTCGCGTCGGGGAGATCCGCACCGAGATCGCGACCCTCCAGGAACCTGCTGCGGCACGCGGTGCGTCGTCGTCGGGAACGGCGGGTACCGCCGCGGGCGCGGGCGCGGCGAGCGCGACCGACTTCGCGTCGGTGCTCGCGGCCGTGGGCGCGGGGGACGCCAAGGGCTCGTCCGACCTGTTCGGCAGCCTGATGTCCTCGCTCTCCGGCACCGGCACCGGCACCGGGTCGGGGTCGCTCGATCTCGCGGGCCTGTTCTCGTCGCTCTCCGCGACGGGGAGCGCGACCGCGGTCGGGGCGGGCGCGGCGCCGTCGGCGGGCATCGCGGCCACCGGCACGACGCCCTCGGGCAGCGCCGGGGCGATCCTCGAGACCGCCAAGCAGTACCTGGGCGTGCCGTACGTCTGGGGCGGGGAGAGCCTGGCCGAGGGCGGTCTCGACTGCTCCGGGCTCGTCCAGCTCGTGTTCGGCGCGCACGGCATCGACCTGCCGCGGGTCGCGCGCGACCAGATGCGTCAGGGCACCGAGGTCGCCTCGCTCGCGCAGGCGCAGCCCGGCGACCTGATCGTGCAGCGGGGTGGCAAGCACATCGGCATCTACCTGGGCGACGGGCAGATGATCCACTCGCCCAAGCCCGGCCAGACGGTCGAGATCACGTCGGTCACCGATGCCTCCGTGACCACGATCCGTCGCGTGCTGGGCGCGGGGGTGTCGGCATGA
- a CDS encoding FliI/YscN family ATPase encodes MTAIDVAEKTPAHASAGRAAPAGSSVPDASSTPVQPPASGSHGAHEAPGAAADHPGRATWRPAALDELAAAARPERVGVVTSAVGLSVEVAGLRCALGDLVHIGEAPRVVAAEVVATSQGLARCMPLGRLTGVGAGAPVRTSGTGILVPTGRGLFGRVIDALGRPVDGLGPLVSDVRVPVDNEAPSAMDRARIDTPLQTGVRVLDSLVTLGRGQRIGLFAGSGVGKSSLLSMVARGTDAEVSVIALVGERGREVREFLEDDLGPEGLARSVVVVATSDEPAMMRRRAAFTATRIAEAFRDEGAHVVLMMDSLTRVSMAQREIGLSVGEPPATRGYPPSTFSLMANLLERAGTGVRGSVTGIYTVLVDGDDHNEPIADQARSILDGHVVLDRAIAVSGHYPAVDPLGSISRVASRVTTPEQRSLALTLRKVLAARRKAQDILDIGAYKKGTDQLVDAALAHEREIDGFLQQAMTDGTPAEESWSRLARLTEALIDGEA; translated from the coding sequence ATGACCGCGATCGACGTGGCCGAGAAGACCCCGGCCCACGCGTCGGCGGGACGCGCCGCGCCGGCCGGGTCGTCGGTGCCGGACGCGTCGTCGACGCCGGTGCAGCCGCCCGCTTCGGGGTCGCACGGGGCGCACGAGGCGCCCGGGGCCGCGGCCGACCACCCGGGGAGAGCGACGTGGCGCCCGGCCGCGCTCGACGAGCTGGCTGCGGCCGCGCGCCCCGAGCGGGTCGGCGTGGTCACGTCGGCGGTCGGTCTGAGCGTCGAGGTCGCGGGGCTGCGGTGCGCGCTGGGGGACCTGGTGCACATCGGCGAGGCGCCGCGCGTCGTCGCGGCCGAGGTCGTGGCGACGTCGCAGGGGCTGGCCCGGTGCATGCCGCTCGGCAGGCTGACCGGGGTGGGCGCGGGTGCGCCCGTGCGCACGAGCGGCACGGGCATCCTCGTCCCCACGGGACGCGGCCTGTTCGGCCGGGTCATCGACGCGCTCGGGCGGCCGGTCGACGGCCTGGGTCCTCTCGTGAGCGACGTCCGCGTACCGGTCGACAACGAGGCGCCCTCGGCCATGGACCGCGCCCGCATCGACACGCCGCTCCAGACGGGGGTCCGGGTGCTCGACTCCCTCGTGACGCTCGGTCGGGGGCAGCGCATCGGCCTGTTCGCGGGTTCGGGAGTCGGCAAGTCCTCCCTGCTGTCGATGGTGGCACGCGGGACGGACGCCGAGGTGTCGGTCATCGCCCTGGTCGGCGAGCGTGGTCGTGAGGTCCGCGAGTTCCTCGAGGACGACCTCGGCCCGGAGGGGCTGGCGCGGTCGGTCGTGGTCGTCGCGACGTCGGACGAGCCGGCCATGATGCGCCGTCGGGCCGCGTTCACGGCGACCCGGATCGCCGAGGCGTTCCGCGACGAGGGGGCCCACGTCGTCCTCATGATGGACTCGCTCACGCGCGTGTCCATGGCGCAGCGCGAGATCGGGCTGTCGGTCGGCGAGCCGCCTGCGACGCGCGGCTACCCGCCGTCGACCTTCTCGCTCATGGCGAACCTGCTCGAGCGGGCGGGCACGGGCGTGCGTGGCTCCGTGACGGGGATCTACACGGTCCTGGTCGACGGTGACGACCACAACGAGCCGATCGCCGACCAGGCGCGTTCGATCCTCGACGGGCACGTGGTGCTCGACCGGGCCATCGCGGTGTCGGGGCACTACCCGGCCGTGGACCCCCTCGGGTCGATCTCCCGCGTCGCGTCCCGCGTCACGACCCCCGAGCAGAGGTCGCTCGCGCTGACCCTGCGCAAGGTGCTCGCGGCGCGCCGCAAGGCGCAGGACATCCTCGACATCGGGGCCTACAAGAAGGGCACCGACCAGCTCGTCGACGCCGCGCTCGCCCACGAGCGCGAGATCGACGGCTTTCTCCAGCAAGCCATGACGGACGGCACACCGGCCGAGGAGTCGTGGTCGCGCCTCGCGCGACTGACCGAGGCCCTGATCGACGGGGAGGCGTGA
- a CDS encoding flagellar basal body rod protein FlgC: MTFDAIGIASTGLTVHRKWLDAVADNLSNVNTVTSTDDAAFRARYVTVQEGGNDTPGAFVAGAAWGSEEGRLTYEPDHPLADEDGYVRYPDIDMSEQMGSLILAQRGYQANAAVVDRAKTAYEAALQIGK; this comes from the coding sequence ATGACGTTCGACGCGATCGGTATCGCCAGCACCGGACTGACCGTGCACCGCAAGTGGCTCGACGCGGTCGCCGACAACCTGTCCAACGTCAACACCGTGACGTCGACCGACGACGCCGCGTTCCGCGCCCGCTACGTGACCGTCCAGGAGGGCGGGAACGACACCCCCGGCGCGTTCGTCGCGGGCGCCGCCTGGGGCAGCGAGGAGGGACGGCTCACGTACGAGCCCGACCACCCGCTCGCCGACGAGGACGGCTACGTGCGCTACCCGGACATCGACATGTCCGAGCAGATGGGCAGCCTCATCCTGGCCCAGCGCGGGTACCAGGCGAACGCGGCGGTCGTCGACCGCGCCAAGACGGCCTACGAAGCAGCACTCCAGATCGGGAAGTGA
- the flgB gene encoding flagellar basal body rod protein FlgB, which translates to MFDSVTSLALQSALDGLSARQRVIAENVANINTPGYTAKRVQFEEALAASVASGEGRVAFSVSRSLEPTQLNGSNVNLDTETLSNIDTVLRYQFATQAVGGEANSLRTAMRTS; encoded by the coding sequence GTGTTCGACTCCGTGACCTCCTTGGCGCTCCAGAGCGCGCTCGACGGGCTCTCCGCCCGCCAGCGCGTGATCGCGGAGAACGTCGCCAACATCAACACCCCCGGGTACACCGCGAAGCGGGTGCAGTTCGAGGAGGCGCTGGCCGCGTCGGTCGCCTCGGGCGAGGGGCGCGTGGCGTTCAGCGTGTCGCGCTCGCTCGAGCCCACCCAGCTCAACGGTTCGAACGTCAACCTCGACACCGAGACGCTGAGCAACATCGACACCGTGCTGCGCTACCAGTTCGCGACGCAGGCCGTCGGCGGCGAGGCGAACTCGCTGCGCACGGCGATGAGGACGAGCTGA
- the fliG gene encoding flagellar motor switch protein FliG produces MTVTTNAPGTGVQDTLVGPPGGTGANVTQTITVDAVDSGESRLPVETMRRIAAMSGVQKVALVLMQMTQERAATVMSLFSEEETGEVAAEIMRTQVVDPDLAVAALDEFYDMALSGSPRPRGGKDLAVGLLEASLGADKAADVVERLVASMQGKAFEYLDGTEPGQIISLLDGEHPQTVALVLAHLSATVASSVLANLADDYRTDVAQALATMGTASPEAVKLVSDQFRARMGASIVPRQPVEIIGGVQPLVDIINRSDVATEKALLEGLEARDPALADEVRSRMLTFEDIASFEARDVQIILRGVEMAVLALAMKGTTARVVEAVTTNISARNRTLLDEEIAGLGGVRVSQVEEARAEIVRIVRDLEADEKITIHRTDGDELVY; encoded by the coding sequence ATGACGGTCACGACGAACGCGCCGGGCACCGGCGTCCAGGACACGCTCGTGGGACCGCCCGGCGGGACCGGGGCGAACGTCACGCAGACGATCACGGTCGATGCCGTGGACTCCGGGGAGTCGCGCCTGCCGGTCGAGACGATGCGCCGGATCGCGGCCATGTCCGGGGTCCAGAAGGTCGCGCTCGTGCTCATGCAGATGACGCAGGAGCGTGCCGCCACGGTCATGTCGCTGTTCTCCGAGGAGGAGACGGGCGAGGTCGCCGCGGAGATCATGCGCACCCAGGTCGTCGATCCCGACCTCGCGGTCGCGGCGCTCGACGAGTTCTACGACATGGCGTTGTCCGGCAGCCCGCGACCGCGTGGTGGCAAGGACCTCGCGGTGGGTCTGCTCGAGGCCTCGTTGGGGGCCGACAAGGCGGCCGACGTGGTCGAGCGCCTCGTGGCGAGCATGCAGGGCAAGGCCTTCGAGTACCTGGACGGGACCGAGCCGGGGCAGATCATCTCGCTGCTCGACGGCGAGCACCCGCAGACGGTGGCGCTCGTGCTCGCGCACCTGAGCGCGACCGTGGCGTCGTCGGTGCTGGCCAACCTGGCCGACGACTACCGGACCGACGTGGCGCAGGCGCTGGCCACGATGGGTACGGCGTCCCCGGAGGCGGTCAAGCTCGTCTCGGACCAGTTCCGGGCCCGCATGGGCGCGAGCATCGTGCCGCGTCAGCCGGTCGAGATCATCGGTGGGGTCCAGCCTCTCGTGGACATCATCAACCGCTCGGACGTGGCGACGGAGAAGGCGCTCCTCGAGGGCCTCGAGGCGCGCGACCCGGCCCTCGCCGACGAGGTGCGTTCGCGCATGCTGACGTTCGAGGACATCGCCTCGTTCGAGGCGCGCGACGTCCAGATCATCCTGCGCGGCGTGGAGATGGCCGTGCTCGCGCTCGCGATGAAGGGCACGACCGCGCGGGTCGTGGAGGCCGTGACGACCAACATCTCGGCGCGCAACCGCACGCTCCTCGACGAGGAGATCGCGGGGCTGGGTGGCGTGCGCGTGAGCCAGGTCGAGGAGGCGCGGGCCGAGATCGTCCGCATCGTCCGTGACCTCGAGGCCGACGAGAAGATCACGATCCACCGTACGGACGGTGACGAGCTTGTCTACTGA
- the fliF gene encoding flagellar basal-body MS-ring/collar protein FliF gives MPEKIKSSFGRAFGAVRDFTIAQRTLAVLALAILAVAVVALVSWVSRPSYAPLYSGMSSADASAIVDQLRSQGVPYQLSDGGATVLVPEEQVYEQRLTAAAAGLPADESTGGYSLLDEMGVTSSEFQQDVTYKRALEGELARTIGAMDNVSTATVQLAIPEATVFAAEKGTPTASVFVAPTRGKSLAPEQVEAMVHLVSASIDGMSPTDVAVVDQSGAVLSEVGAGTRSSGKQATEYEERTARSVQAMLDRVLGAGNSTVAVTAEMDVSSSERLEEKFTAPENGPVLNESTTTEEYSGTGGGGAGVLGPDNIAVPNGGTGDSTYTSQDATRNNAVDKTTETTTRPAGALTRQTVSVALNADAAGAGNTAAITSLVAAAAGINLERGDVVEVERLAFDTGAAEAASAALAAAEAAAAAEKQGQMLRTGAIVTGVLLLLVLGLVVWSRARRRRERRETVDIADLELRPVHDGVDEFGPMHGGRDDGDGLLEPVPTRPEIQPPTPRFSSLDQRRAEVDALAGADPDKTAEYLRVLLAEDRAVRR, from the coding sequence ATGCCGGAGAAGATCAAGTCGTCGTTCGGGCGCGCGTTCGGCGCCGTCCGCGACTTCACGATCGCGCAGCGCACGCTCGCGGTCCTCGCCCTCGCGATCCTCGCGGTCGCCGTGGTCGCCCTCGTGTCCTGGGTGTCGCGACCGAGCTACGCGCCCCTGTACTCGGGCATGTCGAGCGCGGACGCCTCGGCGATCGTGGACCAGCTCAGGTCCCAGGGCGTTCCCTACCAGCTGTCCGACGGCGGAGCGACGGTGCTCGTGCCCGAGGAGCAGGTCTACGAGCAGCGGCTCACGGCCGCCGCGGCGGGACTGCCCGCCGACGAGTCGACCGGCGGGTACTCGCTGCTCGACGAGATGGGCGTGACGTCGAGCGAGTTCCAGCAGGACGTGACGTACAAGCGTGCGCTCGAGGGCGAGCTGGCTCGCACGATCGGCGCCATGGACAACGTCTCGACCGCGACCGTGCAGCTCGCCATCCCGGAGGCCACGGTCTTCGCCGCGGAGAAGGGCACGCCGACCGCGTCGGTGTTCGTCGCCCCGACCCGCGGGAAGTCGCTCGCGCCCGAGCAGGTCGAGGCCATGGTCCACCTGGTGTCGGCGTCGATCGACGGCATGTCGCCCACCGACGTCGCGGTCGTGGACCAGAGCGGGGCGGTCCTCTCGGAGGTCGGTGCGGGCACCCGGTCGTCGGGCAAGCAGGCCACCGAGTACGAGGAGCGCACGGCCCGATCCGTGCAGGCCATGCTCGACCGGGTCCTGGGCGCGGGGAACTCGACCGTCGCGGTGACGGCCGAGATGGACGTGTCGAGCTCGGAGCGCCTCGAGGAGAAGTTCACCGCTCCCGAGAACGGGCCCGTGCTCAACGAGTCGACCACGACCGAGGAGTACTCCGGCACCGGCGGAGGCGGAGCAGGCGTGCTGGGGCCGGACAACATCGCGGTCCCGAACGGCGGGACCGGTGACAGCACCTACACCTCCCAGGACGCGACGCGCAACAACGCGGTCGACAAGACCACCGAGACGACGACGCGGCCCGCAGGAGCCCTGACCCGCCAGACCGTGTCGGTCGCGCTGAACGCCGACGCGGCGGGCGCGGGCAACACCGCGGCGATCACGAGCCTCGTGGCGGCCGCGGCCGGCATCAACCTCGAGCGGGGGGACGTCGTCGAGGTCGAGCGTCTCGCGTTCGACACCGGTGCGGCCGAGGCGGCCTCGGCCGCGCTCGCCGCCGCCGAGGCGGCCGCCGCCGCCGAGAAGCAGGGCCAGATGCTGCGGACCGGCGCGATCGTGACGGGCGTCCTCCTGCTCCTCGTCCTGGGGCTCGTGGTCTGGTCGAGGGCTCGCCGTCGCCGCGAGCGCCGTGAGACGGTCGACATCGCCGACCTCGAGCTGCGCCCCGTGCACGACGGCGTCGACGAGTTCGGTCCGATGCACGGTGGCCGTGACGACGGTGACGGCCTGCTCGAGCCGGTGCCCACGCGCCCCGAGATCCAGCCTCCGACGCCCCGGTTCTCGAGCCTGGACCAGCGTCGGGCCGAGGTGGACGCGCTCGCCGGGGCGGACCCCGACAAGACGGCCGAGTACCTGCGGGTGCTCCTCGCCGAGGACCGGGCGGTGCGGCGATGA
- a CDS encoding flagellar hook assembly protein FlgD yields the protein MPVTPVTGPISAPVETAPRTQNVRAPKQEYDSELFLGLLVTQLRNQDPSSSMETSEIVAQTTSLAMMESLSAMRTLVEDSAVRQQEAFALQMRDAAATLLGKKVSYLDADGVEHTGIATAVSYKDAVPTVTIGDKSIALDKVSGVTGTVSTDATEPPPATDGATDSQAGAAA from the coding sequence GTGCCGGTCACCCCCGTCACCGGCCCGATCTCCGCCCCCGTGGAGACCGCGCCCCGCACGCAGAACGTGCGTGCCCCCAAGCAGGAGTACGACAGCGAGCTGTTCCTGGGTCTGCTCGTGACCCAGCTCCGCAACCAGGACCCGTCCAGCTCCATGGAGACCAGCGAGATCGTCGCCCAGACGACGTCGCTGGCCATGATGGAGTCCCTCAGCGCCATGCGGACCCTCGTCGAGGACTCCGCGGTGCGACAGCAGGAGGCGTTCGCGCTGCAGATGCGCGACGCGGCCGCCACCCTGCTCGGCAAGAAGGTGTCCTACCTCGACGCGGACGGCGTCGAGCACACGGGCATCGCCACGGCGGTGTCCTACAAGGACGCCGTCCCCACGGTGACGATCGGCGACAAGAGCATCGCGCTCGACAAGGTCTCGGGCGTCACCGGCACGGTCAGCACGGATGCCACCGAACCCCCACCCGCCACGGACGGCGCAACCGACAGCCAGGCCGGCGCAGCCGCCTGA